The genomic stretch TCCCAGACGGTGCAGCAGACGCTGCGCACCCTCCAGCACCTGGGCCTGGCCCTGACCATCGACGACTTCGGGACGGGGTACTCGTCCTTGTCGTACCTGCGGGACCTGCCGATCAGCAGCATCAAGATCGACCGCTCCTTCGTGCGCGACCTGAGTGCGCCCCGCCGCGCTCCCCAGTACGCCCTCGCCCTGATCGAGGCGATCCTGACCGTGGCGCAGACGCTCGACCTCCAGGTGGTCGCGGAGGGGATCGAGACGCAGGCCCAGCTCGACGTGGTGCGCGACCTGGGCTGCCACGTGGGCCAGGGCTTCTACTGGTCCAGGCCCCTCCCTCCCCACGAGCTGGAGGCGCACCTGCGCCGGACCCCCGGACCCGGGCGTGCGGAGGCCGAGGAGCAGAGCGCTCGCCGGATCAATTAAGTTTTAATGAAGATCCAAACTCCCGAGCGTTGCATATATCTTGGGTCCACCCCTTTAGCTGATCTTTAATTACCCGCCCAGAGAAGCGGTGATCCTCACCGCCCAGGAGTTGAGTATGTTGCAAGTTCCGTTCACCGGACCCATCCCCGTCAAGCCCGCTCGGGTGGAGGAAGAAGCCCTGCTGAGCCGCATTTGCGTGCGCCCGCCGTATT from Deinococcus aerius encodes the following:
- a CDS encoding EAL domain-containing protein, whose amino-acid sequence is TGRAVRVAVNVAPLQLAQPDFVDVVTAALKSTGVSAGQLELELTEGALLRDSQTVQQTLRTLQHLGLALTIDDFGTGYSSLSYLRDLPISSIKIDRSFVRDLSAPRRAPQYALALIEAILTVAQTLDLQVVAEGIETQAQLDVVRDLGCHVGQGFYWSRPLPPHELEAHLRRTPGPGRAEAEEQSARRIN